The Pseudomonas protegens genome contains the following window.
CTGCTGGGCGGCGGCCACTGCCTGGGCATGTGCGGCGGCCTGATGGGCGCCCTGACCCTGGCGATCCCCCGGGAACAGCGCAGCCGGCGATTTCGCCTGTTGCTGGCCTACAACCTGGGCCGCATCCTCAGCTACGCCCTGGCCGGCCTGTTGCTGGGCCTGGCCGGCTGGGCGGTGGCCAACAGCCCGGTGGCGCTGTTCATGCGCATACTGGCCGGGCTGCTGCTGATTGCCATGGGCTTGTACCTCGCCGGGTGGTGGAGCGGCCTGACCCGCGTCGAAGGATTGGGCAAGGGCCTGTGGCGGCATATCCAGCCAGTGGCCAATCGTCTGTTACCGGTTTCCAGCCTGCCCCGCGCCTTGCTCCTGGGGGCACTCTGGGGCTGGCTGCCCTGCGGCCTGGTGTACAGCACCCTGCTGTGGTCTGCGAGCCAGGGCAATGCCTTGGACAGCGCCCTGTTGATGCTGGCCTTCGGCCTGGGCACCTGGCCGGTCCTGCTGGCCACCGGCCTGGCGGCGGAACGGGTCACGGCCCTGTTGCGGCGACGCAGCGTGCGCCTGACCGGAGGCCTGCTGGTCATCCTCTTCGGCCTCTGGACCCTGCCCGGCCCTCACCAGCACTGGCTGATGGGCCACTGACCCCGGGGCTGTGCCCGGCAACCGCAGCCCCAAGCCCCGCCAGCGCTACCCCGGCAGCTCCCGAACACCCTTGATACAAGTCAAGATGGCCGCGCGCCTAACCTCCTAGACTCGCGAACACTGCCAGCCTATCCGGGGGAATTCCCGCATGCTCGACGCCATTCGTTGGGACACAGATCTGATCCGCCGCTATGACCTGGCGGGACCGCGCTACACCTCATACCCGACCGCCGTGCAATTCAACAGCCAGGTCGGCGCCTTCGATCTGCTGCACGCCCTGCGTGACAGCCGCAAGGCCCAGCGCCCGCTGTCGCTGTACGTGCACATCCCGTTCTGCGCCAACATCTGCTACTACTGCGCCTGCAACAAGGTCATCACAAAGGATCGCAGCCGGGCCCTGCCCTACCTGCAACGCCTGGAACAGGAGATGCAACTGATCGCCTGCCACCTGGCGCCCAGCCAGCGGGTCGAGCAACTGCATTTCGGCGGCGGCACCCCGACTTTTCTCAATCACGACGAGTTGCGCCAGCTGATGGCGTTGCTGCGCAAGCATTTCAACCTGCTGGAGGATGACTCCGGCGACTACGGCATCGAGATCGATCCTCGCGAAGCCGACTGGTCGACCATGGGCCTGCTGCGAGAGCTGGGCTTCAATCGGGTCAGCATCGGCCTGCAGGACCTGGATCCGGCGGTGCAGCGCGCGGTCAACCGCCTGCAAAGCCTGGAGGAAACCCGGGCGGTGATCGAGGCGGCGCGCACCCTGCAATTTCGCTCCATCAACATCGACCTGATCTACGGCCTGCCCAAGCAGACTCCGGAACACTTCGCCCGCACCGTGGAAGAAGTCATCAGCCTGCAGCCCGATCGGCTCTCGGTGTTCAACTACGCCCATCTGCCCGAGCGCTTCATGCCGCAACGACGGATCAACGGCAGTGAACTGCCGGCCCCGGCGGAGAAACTGGAAATGCTGCAACGCACCATCGAACAACTGACCGCCGCCGGTTATCGCTACATCGGCATGGACCATTTCGCCCTTCCCGATGATGAATTGGCGATCGCCCAGGAAGAGTCGACCCTGCAGCGCAACTTCCAGGGTTACACCACTCATGGTCATTGCGATCTGATCGGCTTGGGCGTTTCCGCGATCAGCCAGATTGGTGATCTGTATTGCCAGAACAGCAGCGATCTTACGCACTACCAAAATGCCTTGGCAGGCGCGCAACTGGCCACTAGTCGCGGCCTGGTCTGCAATGCCGACGACCGTCTGCGCCGTGAAGTTATTCAACAACTGATCTGCAACTTTAGTCTTAAGTTCGAAGATATAGAGCAAGCCTTCAATATCGACTTTCGCGGCTACTTCAATGAACTATGGCCAGACTTGCAGGAGATGGACGACGATGGACTGATTCAACTAAGCCCCGAGGCCATCACCGTACTTCCGGCGGGACGCCTGTTGGTACGTTCGGTATGCATGATCTTTGATGCCTATCTCGGGCAGCAGAATCGCCAGCGTTTTTCCCGGGTCATCTAGGATTTCATGAGCAGTGCAGAGGCCTTCGCCACCTGCTCGGCACTCAAGCCGGCATCCCTCATCGCCTTGGCCAATGCGGCATTGGCGGTCAGCAATCCGCTGTTGAGGGCCGCCAGGGCCGATTGCAGGCTGCCGACCCTGGCCTTGGCCTCTTCCGGACTCAGGCGCTTGTCGGCCATGACGGCCTGAAGCTGGGCCAGCTTTTCAGCAATCTGTTGTTGCAATTTTCTGATCATTTTGAGGAGTTGTTGAATATTTTCGGGCAGGCCGCTTTCCTCGATGTCACTGTCATCGCCCGCAGCACTGGAGGATTTCTTCAGTCCGGCCCCCGACAGCGACACTTTGACGCCCTCTCCTACCACAGGTTCTGCAACTAACGGCGACGCCCTTAGTTCATCAGCCTGATCGCTTTTCGAGGATTCAGAAAGTGGCTGCAAGTTATTGCTGCCATTAGTAATACCGCCAACAAAGGACATAGTTGCGGCGCTCCAAGTTGTTTTCGTTAACAGGTTATCGACCCACAAAAGGATTGCTTTACGACTCACAGTTAATACGGCACGGACTGGCCGGAACCTCCTCCCGTGAGTTACCCTTACGGCTTATGTGTGTTTTCCCACAAGGATTCTAGAATGTCCGAGCCAGTTAAACTGCGCGCTCATAACCAGGCCCATTGCAAGGATTGCAGCCTGGCCCCTCTGTGCCTGCCACTTTCCTTGAATTTGGAAGACATGGACGCGCTGGACGAAATCGTCAAACGTGGCCGCCCATTGAAAAAAGGCGAATTTCTGTTCCGTCAGGGTGACGGCTTCGACTCGGTGTATGCCGTGCGTTCGGGCGCCCTGAAAACCTTCAGCCTTAGCGACAGCGGTGAAGAGCAGATCACCGGTTTCCACCTGCCCAGCGAGTTGGTGGGGCTGTCCGGCATGGACACCGAAAGCCATCCGGTTTCGGCACAGGCTCTGGAAACCACTTCGGTGTGTGAAATCCCCTTCGAACGTCTCGACGAACTGGCCCTGCAACTGCCGCAACTGCGCCGCCAGTTGATGCGCGTCATGAGCCGGGAAATCCGTGACGACCAGCAAATGATGCTGCTGCTGTCGAAAAAGACCGCCGACGAACGCATTGCCACCTTCCTGGTCAACCTGTCGGCCCGGTTCCGCGCCCGCGGCTTCTCGGCCAACCAGTTCCGCCTGAGCATGTCGCGCAACGAAATCGGCAACTACCTGGGCCTGGCGGTGGAAACCGTGTCCCGGGTGTTCACCCGCTTCCAGCAGAACGAACTGATTGCCGCCGAAGGCAAGGAAGTGCACATCCTCGATCCGATCCAGCTGTGCGCCCTGGCCGGGGGCTCTGTAGAAGGCTGATCCACGGCGTTCGCGACTGAGCCAAGGCGCTCGGTCGCGGCTATAATGGCGCGGCCTAAATTGCCCGCCAGGACACCTGAAGATGGCCTTCGACTCCTTTGACATCAAATCCCTGATCCGCCCCGTCATCGACTTCCCGAAACCCGGGGTGATCTTCCGTGACATCACTCCCCTGTTTCAGTCTCCCCGTGCCCTGCGCCTGGTGGCCGACAGTTTCGCCCAGCGTTATGTCGAAGAAGACTTCAGCCACATCGGCGCCATGGATGCCCGAGGCTTCCTGATCGGTTCGATCATCGCCTACCAGTTGAACAAGCCACTGATCCTGTTCCGCAAGCAGGGCAAGCTGCCGGCCGATGTGCTCGCCGAAGGCTACCAGACCGAATACGGCGAAGCCTTCCTCGAAGTGCATGCCGACAGCCTGTGCGAAGGCGACTCGGTGTTGATGTTCGATGACCTGATTGCCACCGGCGGCACCCTGATCGCCGCCGCCAACCTGGTACGCCGCATGGGCGCGAAGATCTAC
Protein-coding sequences here:
- the fnrA gene encoding Crp/Fnr family transcriptional regulator FnrA, yielding MSEPVKLRAHNQAHCKDCSLAPLCLPLSLNLEDMDALDEIVKRGRPLKKGEFLFRQGDGFDSVYAVRSGALKTFSLSDSGEEQITGFHLPSELVGLSGMDTESHPVSAQALETTSVCEIPFERLDELALQLPQLRRQLMRVMSREIRDDQQMMLLLSKKTADERIATFLVNLSARFRARGFSANQFRLSMSRNEIGNYLGLAVETVSRVFTRFQQNELIAAEGKEVHILDPIQLCALAGGSVEG
- a CDS encoding adenine phosphoribosyltransferase; translated protein: MAFDSFDIKSLIRPVIDFPKPGVIFRDITPLFQSPRALRLVADSFAQRYVEEDFSHIGAMDARGFLIGSIIAYQLNKPLILFRKQGKLPADVLAEGYQTEYGEAFLEVHADSLCEGDSVLMFDDLIATGGTLIAAANLVRRMGAKIYEAAAIIDLPELGGSQKLEDMGIPTFCLTQFSLSER
- a CDS encoding sulfite exporter TauE/SafE family protein, whose amino-acid sequence is MLELAPLLVSAVILGLLGGGHCLGMCGGLMGALTLAIPREQRSRRFRLLLAYNLGRILSYALAGLLLGLAGWAVANSPVALFMRILAGLLLIAMGLYLAGWWSGLTRVEGLGKGLWRHIQPVANRLLPVSSLPRALLLGALWGWLPCGLVYSTLLWSASQGNALDSALLMLAFGLGTWPVLLATGLAAERVTALLRRRSVRLTGGLLVILFGLWTLPGPHQHWLMGH
- the hemN gene encoding oxygen-independent coproporphyrinogen III oxidase; its protein translation is MLDAIRWDTDLIRRYDLAGPRYTSYPTAVQFNSQVGAFDLLHALRDSRKAQRPLSLYVHIPFCANICYYCACNKVITKDRSRALPYLQRLEQEMQLIACHLAPSQRVEQLHFGGGTPTFLNHDELRQLMALLRKHFNLLEDDSGDYGIEIDPREADWSTMGLLRELGFNRVSIGLQDLDPAVQRAVNRLQSLEETRAVIEAARTLQFRSINIDLIYGLPKQTPEHFARTVEEVISLQPDRLSVFNYAHLPERFMPQRRINGSELPAPAEKLEMLQRTIEQLTAAGYRYIGMDHFALPDDELAIAQEESTLQRNFQGYTTHGHCDLIGLGVSAISQIGDLYCQNSSDLTHYQNALAGAQLATSRGLVCNADDRLRREVIQQLICNFSLKFEDIEQAFNIDFRGYFNELWPDLQEMDDDGLIQLSPEAITVLPAGRLLVRSVCMIFDAYLGQQNRQRFSRVI